The following proteins are encoded in a genomic region of Salvia miltiorrhiza cultivar Shanhuang (shh) unplaced genomic scaffold, IMPLAD_Smil_shh fragScaff_scaffold_19_1, whole genome shotgun sequence:
- the LOC131002776 gene encoding beta-glucosidase 12-like: MAMEGVEMVHLENNNAVVNGVGGDEIGGSRWWEFDGPVPSYHDNSGINRHWFPKDFVFGSGTAAFQVEGAATKGGKGISIWDEFSMRLPWKIADGSNGSLACDMYNRYKEDIQMMKHMGFDAYRFSISWPRILPAGRVSGGINKEGIAYYNDVINTVLHHGMKPFVTLFHWDLPVCLEKEYGGFLSKRVKDDFREFAEVCFWEFGDRVKQWSTLNEPWTYAVNGYVRGSFPPGHKVPVSDDKLATKIPPGRGLPLLESAAGDKFVMADPSEAYTVGRNLLLAHAEAVDLYRSKFQEAQGGEIGIVLNSHWFTPFDEHSVSDASAATRGVDFMFGWFLEPILYGHYPQSMEECVPPDNLASFTQQERRKLQGSLDFLGLNYYTTQYASDDPHPADGEGYFADQRVKYLLKKGDEYIGTPSGSVWLHSVPKGIYEILIYLDDKYPELKEIYITENGFSTKSDHTKTAKMVCDDDHDRTKYHQDHLANMLKAMKHRDISNKLKGYFVWSWCDNFEWGDGYTVRFGLVYVDYMNELTRYPKNSAAWFAKFLKSKGQPPAWFHPWWVPRPLSQKRAHPENVETDKRLKLVETINQD; encoded by the exons ATGGCGATGGAAGGAGTGGAGATGGTTCATCTGGAAAACAATAACGCTGTAGTTAACGGCGTTGGTGGAGATGAAATTGGAGGTTCAAGATGGTGGGAATTCGATGGACCGGTTCCATCTTATCATGATAACAGTGGCATAAACCGTCACTGGTTTCCTAAAGATTTTGTGTTTGGATCTGGAACTGCCGCCTTTCAG GTTGAAGGAGCTGCTACAAAAGGAGGCAAAGGCATCAGCATATGGGATGAGTTCTCTATGAGGCTTCCTT GGAAGATAGCTGATGGATCCAATGGAAGTCTTGCATGTGATATGTACAACAGATATAAG GAAGATATTCAGATGATGAAGCATATGGGATTCGATGCCTACAGGTTTTCCATTTCATGGCCAAGAATATTGCCAG CCGGAAGAGTATCGGGTGGAATCAACAAAGAAGGAATTGCTTACTATAATGATGTTATCAACACTGTGTTACACCATG GCATGAAGCCTTTTGTGACACTGTTTCACTGGGATCTTCCTGTGTGCTTGGAAAAAGAGTACGGTGGCTTTCTATCCAAAAGAGTCAA GGATGATTTTCGCGAGTTTGCAGAAGTGTGCTTCTGGGAATTTGGCGATCGTGTGAAACAATGGAGCACCTTGAATGAGCCGTGGACCTACGCCGTTAACGGATACGTTAGAGGGTCGTTTCCACCGGGCCACAAAGTTCCGGTCTCCGACGACAAACTTGCCACAAAGATTCCCCCCGGCAGAGGCCTCCCGCTGCTGGAGTCCGCCGCGGGCGACAAATTTGTCATGGCCGACCCCTCCGAGGCGTATACAGTGGGAAGAAATCTGCTGCTCGCACATGCGGAAGCAGTTGATCTTTACAGAAGCAAGTTTCAGGAGGCACAGGGAGGCGAGATAGGCATCGTGCTCAACTCGCATTGGTTTACGCCCTTTGATGAACACTCGGTATCAGATGCAAGCGCGGCTACAAGGGGAGTCGACTTCATGTTTGGATG GTTTCTGGAGCCTATACTGTACGGGCATTATCCCCAAAGCATGGAGGAATGCGTTCCACCAGACAACCTTGCATCTTTCACACAGCAAGAGAGGCGAAAGCTGCAAGGCTCGTTGGATTTCCTTGGGTTGAATTATTACACGACGCAGTATGCTTCCGATGATCCGCACCCTGCAGATGGAGAGGGCTACTTTGCAGATCAAAGGGTCAAGTATTTAC TAAAGAAGGGCGACGAGTACATCGGAACACCG tCTGGATCGGTGTGGCTGCACTCTGTTCCAAAGGGGATTTATGAGATTCTGATATATTTGGATGACAAGTATCCAGAACTCAAAGAAATATACATCACTGAAAATG GGTTTTCCACTAAGAGTGATCACACGAAGACAGCGAAGATGGTCTGCGATGATGACCATGATAGGACTAAATACCACCAAGATCATCTTGCCAACATGCTCAAAGCAATGAA ACACAGAGACATTTCCAACAAACTGAAGGGATATTTCGTGTGGTCCTGGTGCGACAACTTCGAATGGGGCGACGGCTACACAGTTAGGTTTGGGTTAGTCTATGTGGACTACATGAATGAGCTGACAAGGTATCCCAAGAATTCAGCTGCATGGTTTGCCAAGTTTCTCAAGAGCAAAGGCCAGCCACCGGCGTGGTTCCACCCGTGGTGGGTCCCGCGGCCGCTCTCTCAGAAGAGAGCGCATCCGGAGAATGTTGAGACAGACAAAAGGCTCAAACTTGTGGAAACTATCAATCAAGACTAA